Proteins from a genomic interval of Salmo trutta chromosome 39, fSalTru1.1, whole genome shotgun sequence:
- the LOC115179755 gene encoding RNA-binding motif, single-stranded-interacting protein 1 isoform X5 gives MIFANTANPLKSTYRKQSYPMAPASPSTVSTSSNSSTTGWDQLSKTNLYIRGLPPATTDLDLVKLCQPYGKIVSAKAILDKTTNKCKGYGFVDFDSPAAAQKAVHALKTSGIQAQMAKQQQEQDPTNLYISNLPVSVDEQELEGLLRPFGQVISTRVLRDYSGASRGVGFARMESKEMCNSVIAHFNGKFIKTAPGTTAPSEPLLCKFADGQRKRHSHSPYIPSGRTWPREGELRLGGMTLTYDPASAAMQNGYYASPYTLTANRMMAQQAMSPYMSPVTSYQVQNPSWMAHQPYIMQHPQAVMSPSVDHAMTMQPTAIMTQQMGHLSLGSSGAQYISANAAVQAAYMPQYAHMQQTAENGSQQQMDSSNNSSPYSQQSK, from the exons TCGTACCCCATGGCTCCAGCCAGCCCCAGCACGGTGAGcaccagcagcaacagcagcaccaCAGGATGGGACCAGCTCAGCAAAACGAACCTGTACATCCGTGGCCTGCCTCCAGCAACCACTGACCTGGACCTGGTCAAGCTCTGCCAGCC ATACGGCAAGATCGTATCGGCAAAGGCTATCCTCGATAAAACAACGAACAAATGTAAAG GGTATGGGTTTGTGGACTTTGACAGCCCTGCAGCAGCCCAGAAGGCGGTCCATGCCCTAAAGACCAGTGGGATACAAGCCCAGATGGCTAAG CAGCAACAGGAGCAGGACCCCACCAACCTGTACATCTCCAACCTGCCTGTGTCTGTAGACGAGCAGGAGTTGGAGGGGCTGCTGAGGCCTTTTGGGCAGGTCATCTCCACCCGCGTCCTCAGAGACTACAGCGGGGCCAGCAGAGGCGTCGGCTTCGCCAG GATGGAGTCCAAGGAGATGTGTAACTCAGTCATAGCCCACTTCAATGGGAAGTTTATCAAGACGGCGCCTGGAACTACGG ctCCCTCTGAGCCTCTGCTGTGTAAGTTTGCTGATGGTCAGCGGAAGAGGCACAGCCACAGTCCCTACATCCCCAGCGGTCGCACATGGCCCCGAGAGGGAGAGCTCAGACTA GGCGGGATGACTCTCACCTACGACCCCGCCTCAGCTGCTATGCAGAACGGCTATTATGCCTCTCCCTACACCCTAACGGCCAATAGGATGATGGCTCAGCAAGCCATGTCTCCCTACATGTCTCCTGTCACCTCCTACCAG GTACAGAATCCTTCCTGGATGGCCCACCAGCCTTACATCATGCAACACCCA cAGGCTGTAATGTCGCCCTCTGTGGACCACGCCATGACAATGCAGCCCACCGCCATCATGACACAGCAGATGGGCCATCTCTCATTGGGCAGCAGTGGAGCG CAGTATATTTCAGCCAACGCTGCAGTCCAGGCAGCCTATATGCCTCAGTACGCCCACATGCAGCAGACAGCC GAAAATGGTTCACAGCAGCAAATGGATTCGTCCAACAATTCGTCTCCCTACAGTCAACAGAGCAAGTAA
- the LOC115179755 gene encoding RNA-binding motif, single-stranded-interacting protein 1 isoform X3 has translation MIFANTANPLKSTYRKQSYPMAPASPSTVSTSSNSSTTGWDQLSKTNLYIRGLPPATTDLDLVKLCQPYGKIVSAKAILDKTTNKCKGYGFVDFDSPAAAQKAVHALKTSGIQAQMAKQQQEQDPTNLYISNLPVSVDEQELEGLLRPFGQVISTRVLRDYSGASRGVGFARMESKEMCNSVIAHFNGKFIKTAPGTTAPSEPLLCKFADGQRKRHSHSPYIPSGRTWPREGELRLGGMTLTYDPASAAMQNGYYASPYTLTANRMMAQQAMSPYMSPVTSYQVQNPSWMAHQPYIMQHPQAVMSPSVDHAMTMQPTAIMTQQMGHLSLGSSGAYISANAAVQAAYMPQYAHMQQTAVSSEENGSQQQMDSSNNSSPYSQQSK, from the exons TCGTACCCCATGGCTCCAGCCAGCCCCAGCACGGTGAGcaccagcagcaacagcagcaccaCAGGATGGGACCAGCTCAGCAAAACGAACCTGTACATCCGTGGCCTGCCTCCAGCAACCACTGACCTGGACCTGGTCAAGCTCTGCCAGCC ATACGGCAAGATCGTATCGGCAAAGGCTATCCTCGATAAAACAACGAACAAATGTAAAG GGTATGGGTTTGTGGACTTTGACAGCCCTGCAGCAGCCCAGAAGGCGGTCCATGCCCTAAAGACCAGTGGGATACAAGCCCAGATGGCTAAG CAGCAACAGGAGCAGGACCCCACCAACCTGTACATCTCCAACCTGCCTGTGTCTGTAGACGAGCAGGAGTTGGAGGGGCTGCTGAGGCCTTTTGGGCAGGTCATCTCCACCCGCGTCCTCAGAGACTACAGCGGGGCCAGCAGAGGCGTCGGCTTCGCCAG GATGGAGTCCAAGGAGATGTGTAACTCAGTCATAGCCCACTTCAATGGGAAGTTTATCAAGACGGCGCCTGGAACTACGG ctCCCTCTGAGCCTCTGCTGTGTAAGTTTGCTGATGGTCAGCGGAAGAGGCACAGCCACAGTCCCTACATCCCCAGCGGTCGCACATGGCCCCGAGAGGGAGAGCTCAGACTA GGCGGGATGACTCTCACCTACGACCCCGCCTCAGCTGCTATGCAGAACGGCTATTATGCCTCTCCCTACACCCTAACGGCCAATAGGATGATGGCTCAGCAAGCCATGTCTCCCTACATGTCTCCTGTCACCTCCTACCAG GTACAGAATCCTTCCTGGATGGCCCACCAGCCTTACATCATGCAACACCCA cAGGCTGTAATGTCGCCCTCTGTGGACCACGCCATGACAATGCAGCCCACCGCCATCATGACACAGCAGATGGGCCATCTCTCATTGGGCAGCAGTGGAGCG TATATTTCAGCCAACGCTGCAGTCCAGGCAGCCTATATGCCTCAGTACGCCCACATGCAGCAGACAGCCGTAAGTTCCGAG GAAAATGGTTCACAGCAGCAAATGGATTCGTCCAACAATTCGTCTCCCTACAGTCAACAGAGCAAGTAA
- the LOC115179755 gene encoding RNA-binding motif, single-stranded-interacting protein 1 isoform X7 has product MIFANTANPLKSTYRKQSYPMAPASPSTVSTSSNSSTTGWDQLSKTNLYIRGLPPATTDLDLVKLCQPYGKIVSAKAILDKTTNKCKGYGFVDFDSPAAAQKAVHALKTSGIQAQMAKQQEQDPTNLYISNLPVSVDEQELEGLLRPFGQVISTRVLRDYSGASRGVGFARMESKEMCNSVIAHFNGKFIKTAPGTTAPSEPLLCKFADGQRKRHSHSPYIPSGRTWPREGELRLGGMTLTYDPASAAMQNGYYASPYTLTANRMMAQQAMSPYMSPVTSYQVQNPSWMAHQPYIMQHPQAVMSPSVDHAMTMQPTAIMTQQMGHLSLGSSGAYISANAAVQAAYMPQYAHMQQTAENGSQQQMDSSNNSSPYSQQSK; this is encoded by the exons TCGTACCCCATGGCTCCAGCCAGCCCCAGCACGGTGAGcaccagcagcaacagcagcaccaCAGGATGGGACCAGCTCAGCAAAACGAACCTGTACATCCGTGGCCTGCCTCCAGCAACCACTGACCTGGACCTGGTCAAGCTCTGCCAGCC ATACGGCAAGATCGTATCGGCAAAGGCTATCCTCGATAAAACAACGAACAAATGTAAAG GGTATGGGTTTGTGGACTTTGACAGCCCTGCAGCAGCCCAGAAGGCGGTCCATGCCCTAAAGACCAGTGGGATACAAGCCCAGATGGCTAAG CAACAGGAGCAGGACCCCACCAACCTGTACATCTCCAACCTGCCTGTGTCTGTAGACGAGCAGGAGTTGGAGGGGCTGCTGAGGCCTTTTGGGCAGGTCATCTCCACCCGCGTCCTCAGAGACTACAGCGGGGCCAGCAGAGGCGTCGGCTTCGCCAG GATGGAGTCCAAGGAGATGTGTAACTCAGTCATAGCCCACTTCAATGGGAAGTTTATCAAGACGGCGCCTGGAACTACGG ctCCCTCTGAGCCTCTGCTGTGTAAGTTTGCTGATGGTCAGCGGAAGAGGCACAGCCACAGTCCCTACATCCCCAGCGGTCGCACATGGCCCCGAGAGGGAGAGCTCAGACTA GGCGGGATGACTCTCACCTACGACCCCGCCTCAGCTGCTATGCAGAACGGCTATTATGCCTCTCCCTACACCCTAACGGCCAATAGGATGATGGCTCAGCAAGCCATGTCTCCCTACATGTCTCCTGTCACCTCCTACCAG GTACAGAATCCTTCCTGGATGGCCCACCAGCCTTACATCATGCAACACCCA cAGGCTGTAATGTCGCCCTCTGTGGACCACGCCATGACAATGCAGCCCACCGCCATCATGACACAGCAGATGGGCCATCTCTCATTGGGCAGCAGTGGAGCG TATATTTCAGCCAACGCTGCAGTCCAGGCAGCCTATATGCCTCAGTACGCCCACATGCAGCAGACAGCC GAAAATGGTTCACAGCAGCAAATGGATTCGTCCAACAATTCGTCTCCCTACAGTCAACAGAGCAAGTAA
- the LOC115179755 gene encoding RNA-binding motif, single-stranded-interacting protein 1 isoform X1 has translation MIFANTANPLKSTYRKQSYPMAPASPSTVSTSSNSSTTGWDQLSKTNLYIRGLPPATTDLDLVKLCQPYGKIVSAKAILDKTTNKCKGYGFVDFDSPAAAQKAVHALKTSGIQAQMAKQQQEQDPTNLYISNLPVSVDEQELEGLLRPFGQVISTRVLRDYSGASRGVGFARMESKEMCNSVIAHFNGKFIKTAPGTTAPSEPLLCKFADGQRKRHSHSPYIPSGRTWPREGELRLGGMTLTYDPASAAMQNGYYASPYTLTANRMMAQQAMSPYMSPVTSYQVQNPSWMAHQPYIMQHPQAVMSPSVDHAMTMQPTAIMTQQMGHLSLGSSGAQYISANAAVQAAYMPQYAHMQQTAVSSEENGSQQQMDSSNNSSPYSQQSK, from the exons TCGTACCCCATGGCTCCAGCCAGCCCCAGCACGGTGAGcaccagcagcaacagcagcaccaCAGGATGGGACCAGCTCAGCAAAACGAACCTGTACATCCGTGGCCTGCCTCCAGCAACCACTGACCTGGACCTGGTCAAGCTCTGCCAGCC ATACGGCAAGATCGTATCGGCAAAGGCTATCCTCGATAAAACAACGAACAAATGTAAAG GGTATGGGTTTGTGGACTTTGACAGCCCTGCAGCAGCCCAGAAGGCGGTCCATGCCCTAAAGACCAGTGGGATACAAGCCCAGATGGCTAAG CAGCAACAGGAGCAGGACCCCACCAACCTGTACATCTCCAACCTGCCTGTGTCTGTAGACGAGCAGGAGTTGGAGGGGCTGCTGAGGCCTTTTGGGCAGGTCATCTCCACCCGCGTCCTCAGAGACTACAGCGGGGCCAGCAGAGGCGTCGGCTTCGCCAG GATGGAGTCCAAGGAGATGTGTAACTCAGTCATAGCCCACTTCAATGGGAAGTTTATCAAGACGGCGCCTGGAACTACGG ctCCCTCTGAGCCTCTGCTGTGTAAGTTTGCTGATGGTCAGCGGAAGAGGCACAGCCACAGTCCCTACATCCCCAGCGGTCGCACATGGCCCCGAGAGGGAGAGCTCAGACTA GGCGGGATGACTCTCACCTACGACCCCGCCTCAGCTGCTATGCAGAACGGCTATTATGCCTCTCCCTACACCCTAACGGCCAATAGGATGATGGCTCAGCAAGCCATGTCTCCCTACATGTCTCCTGTCACCTCCTACCAG GTACAGAATCCTTCCTGGATGGCCCACCAGCCTTACATCATGCAACACCCA cAGGCTGTAATGTCGCCCTCTGTGGACCACGCCATGACAATGCAGCCCACCGCCATCATGACACAGCAGATGGGCCATCTCTCATTGGGCAGCAGTGGAGCG CAGTATATTTCAGCCAACGCTGCAGTCCAGGCAGCCTATATGCCTCAGTACGCCCACATGCAGCAGACAGCCGTAAGTTCCGAG GAAAATGGTTCACAGCAGCAAATGGATTCGTCCAACAATTCGTCTCCCTACAGTCAACAGAGCAAGTAA
- the LOC115179755 gene encoding RNA-binding motif, single-stranded-interacting protein 1 isoform X4, translating to MIFANTANPLKSTYRKQSYPMAPASPSTVSTSSNSSTTGWDQLSKTNLYIRGLPPATTDLDLVKLCQPYGKIVSAKAILDKTTNKCKGYGFVDFDSPAAAQKAVHALKTSGIQAQMAKQQEQDPTNLYISNLPVSVDEQELEGLLRPFGQVISTRVLRDYSGASRGVGFARMESKEMCNSVIAHFNGKFIKTAPGTTAPSEPLLCKFADGQRKRHSHSPYIPSGRTWPREGELRLGGMTLTYDPASAAMQNGYYASPYTLTANRMMAQQAMSPYMSPVTSYQVQNPSWMAHQPYIMQHPQAVMSPSVDHAMTMQPTAIMTQQMGHLSLGSSGAYISANAAVQAAYMPQYAHMQQTAVSSEENGSQQQMDSSNNSSPYSQQSK from the exons TCGTACCCCATGGCTCCAGCCAGCCCCAGCACGGTGAGcaccagcagcaacagcagcaccaCAGGATGGGACCAGCTCAGCAAAACGAACCTGTACATCCGTGGCCTGCCTCCAGCAACCACTGACCTGGACCTGGTCAAGCTCTGCCAGCC ATACGGCAAGATCGTATCGGCAAAGGCTATCCTCGATAAAACAACGAACAAATGTAAAG GGTATGGGTTTGTGGACTTTGACAGCCCTGCAGCAGCCCAGAAGGCGGTCCATGCCCTAAAGACCAGTGGGATACAAGCCCAGATGGCTAAG CAACAGGAGCAGGACCCCACCAACCTGTACATCTCCAACCTGCCTGTGTCTGTAGACGAGCAGGAGTTGGAGGGGCTGCTGAGGCCTTTTGGGCAGGTCATCTCCACCCGCGTCCTCAGAGACTACAGCGGGGCCAGCAGAGGCGTCGGCTTCGCCAG GATGGAGTCCAAGGAGATGTGTAACTCAGTCATAGCCCACTTCAATGGGAAGTTTATCAAGACGGCGCCTGGAACTACGG ctCCCTCTGAGCCTCTGCTGTGTAAGTTTGCTGATGGTCAGCGGAAGAGGCACAGCCACAGTCCCTACATCCCCAGCGGTCGCACATGGCCCCGAGAGGGAGAGCTCAGACTA GGCGGGATGACTCTCACCTACGACCCCGCCTCAGCTGCTATGCAGAACGGCTATTATGCCTCTCCCTACACCCTAACGGCCAATAGGATGATGGCTCAGCAAGCCATGTCTCCCTACATGTCTCCTGTCACCTCCTACCAG GTACAGAATCCTTCCTGGATGGCCCACCAGCCTTACATCATGCAACACCCA cAGGCTGTAATGTCGCCCTCTGTGGACCACGCCATGACAATGCAGCCCACCGCCATCATGACACAGCAGATGGGCCATCTCTCATTGGGCAGCAGTGGAGCG TATATTTCAGCCAACGCTGCAGTCCAGGCAGCCTATATGCCTCAGTACGCCCACATGCAGCAGACAGCCGTAAGTTCCGAG GAAAATGGTTCACAGCAGCAAATGGATTCGTCCAACAATTCGTCTCCCTACAGTCAACAGAGCAAGTAA
- the LOC115179755 gene encoding RNA-binding motif, single-stranded-interacting protein 1 isoform X2 codes for MIFANTANPLKSTYRKQSYPMAPASPSTVSTSSNSSTTGWDQLSKTNLYIRGLPPATTDLDLVKLCQPYGKIVSAKAILDKTTNKCKGYGFVDFDSPAAAQKAVHALKTSGIQAQMAKQQEQDPTNLYISNLPVSVDEQELEGLLRPFGQVISTRVLRDYSGASRGVGFARMESKEMCNSVIAHFNGKFIKTAPGTTAPSEPLLCKFADGQRKRHSHSPYIPSGRTWPREGELRLGGMTLTYDPASAAMQNGYYASPYTLTANRMMAQQAMSPYMSPVTSYQVQNPSWMAHQPYIMQHPQAVMSPSVDHAMTMQPTAIMTQQMGHLSLGSSGAQYISANAAVQAAYMPQYAHMQQTAVSSEENGSQQQMDSSNNSSPYSQQSK; via the exons TCGTACCCCATGGCTCCAGCCAGCCCCAGCACGGTGAGcaccagcagcaacagcagcaccaCAGGATGGGACCAGCTCAGCAAAACGAACCTGTACATCCGTGGCCTGCCTCCAGCAACCACTGACCTGGACCTGGTCAAGCTCTGCCAGCC ATACGGCAAGATCGTATCGGCAAAGGCTATCCTCGATAAAACAACGAACAAATGTAAAG GGTATGGGTTTGTGGACTTTGACAGCCCTGCAGCAGCCCAGAAGGCGGTCCATGCCCTAAAGACCAGTGGGATACAAGCCCAGATGGCTAAG CAACAGGAGCAGGACCCCACCAACCTGTACATCTCCAACCTGCCTGTGTCTGTAGACGAGCAGGAGTTGGAGGGGCTGCTGAGGCCTTTTGGGCAGGTCATCTCCACCCGCGTCCTCAGAGACTACAGCGGGGCCAGCAGAGGCGTCGGCTTCGCCAG GATGGAGTCCAAGGAGATGTGTAACTCAGTCATAGCCCACTTCAATGGGAAGTTTATCAAGACGGCGCCTGGAACTACGG ctCCCTCTGAGCCTCTGCTGTGTAAGTTTGCTGATGGTCAGCGGAAGAGGCACAGCCACAGTCCCTACATCCCCAGCGGTCGCACATGGCCCCGAGAGGGAGAGCTCAGACTA GGCGGGATGACTCTCACCTACGACCCCGCCTCAGCTGCTATGCAGAACGGCTATTATGCCTCTCCCTACACCCTAACGGCCAATAGGATGATGGCTCAGCAAGCCATGTCTCCCTACATGTCTCCTGTCACCTCCTACCAG GTACAGAATCCTTCCTGGATGGCCCACCAGCCTTACATCATGCAACACCCA cAGGCTGTAATGTCGCCCTCTGTGGACCACGCCATGACAATGCAGCCCACCGCCATCATGACACAGCAGATGGGCCATCTCTCATTGGGCAGCAGTGGAGCG CAGTATATTTCAGCCAACGCTGCAGTCCAGGCAGCCTATATGCCTCAGTACGCCCACATGCAGCAGACAGCCGTAAGTTCCGAG GAAAATGGTTCACAGCAGCAAATGGATTCGTCCAACAATTCGTCTCCCTACAGTCAACAGAGCAAGTAA
- the LOC115179755 gene encoding RNA-binding motif, single-stranded-interacting protein 1 isoform X6: MIFANTANPLKSTYRKQSYPMAPASPSTVSTSSNSSTTGWDQLSKTNLYIRGLPPATTDLDLVKLCQPYGKIVSAKAILDKTTNKCKGYGFVDFDSPAAAQKAVHALKTSGIQAQMAKQQQEQDPTNLYISNLPVSVDEQELEGLLRPFGQVISTRVLRDYSGASRGVGFARMESKEMCNSVIAHFNGKFIKTAPGTTAPSEPLLCKFADGQRKRHSHSPYIPSGRTWPREGELRLGGMTLTYDPASAAMQNGYYASPYTLTANRMMAQQAMSPYMSPVTSYQVQNPSWMAHQPYIMQHPQAVMSPSVDHAMTMQPTAIMTQQMGHLSLGSSGAYISANAAVQAAYMPQYAHMQQTAENGSQQQMDSSNNSSPYSQQSK; the protein is encoded by the exons TCGTACCCCATGGCTCCAGCCAGCCCCAGCACGGTGAGcaccagcagcaacagcagcaccaCAGGATGGGACCAGCTCAGCAAAACGAACCTGTACATCCGTGGCCTGCCTCCAGCAACCACTGACCTGGACCTGGTCAAGCTCTGCCAGCC ATACGGCAAGATCGTATCGGCAAAGGCTATCCTCGATAAAACAACGAACAAATGTAAAG GGTATGGGTTTGTGGACTTTGACAGCCCTGCAGCAGCCCAGAAGGCGGTCCATGCCCTAAAGACCAGTGGGATACAAGCCCAGATGGCTAAG CAGCAACAGGAGCAGGACCCCACCAACCTGTACATCTCCAACCTGCCTGTGTCTGTAGACGAGCAGGAGTTGGAGGGGCTGCTGAGGCCTTTTGGGCAGGTCATCTCCACCCGCGTCCTCAGAGACTACAGCGGGGCCAGCAGAGGCGTCGGCTTCGCCAG GATGGAGTCCAAGGAGATGTGTAACTCAGTCATAGCCCACTTCAATGGGAAGTTTATCAAGACGGCGCCTGGAACTACGG ctCCCTCTGAGCCTCTGCTGTGTAAGTTTGCTGATGGTCAGCGGAAGAGGCACAGCCACAGTCCCTACATCCCCAGCGGTCGCACATGGCCCCGAGAGGGAGAGCTCAGACTA GGCGGGATGACTCTCACCTACGACCCCGCCTCAGCTGCTATGCAGAACGGCTATTATGCCTCTCCCTACACCCTAACGGCCAATAGGATGATGGCTCAGCAAGCCATGTCTCCCTACATGTCTCCTGTCACCTCCTACCAG GTACAGAATCCTTCCTGGATGGCCCACCAGCCTTACATCATGCAACACCCA cAGGCTGTAATGTCGCCCTCTGTGGACCACGCCATGACAATGCAGCCCACCGCCATCATGACACAGCAGATGGGCCATCTCTCATTGGGCAGCAGTGGAGCG TATATTTCAGCCAACGCTGCAGTCCAGGCAGCCTATATGCCTCAGTACGCCCACATGCAGCAGACAGCC GAAAATGGTTCACAGCAGCAAATGGATTCGTCCAACAATTCGTCTCCCTACAGTCAACAGAGCAAGTAA